In one window of Brassica rapa cultivar Chiifu-401-42 chromosome A07, CAAS_Brap_v3.01, whole genome shotgun sequence DNA:
- the LOC103832109 gene encoding RNA-binding protein 24-B produces MAYQPVPGSGFHYLNSPFGDTTFTKVFVGGLAWETQSEALRRHFEQFGDILEAVVIADKNTGRSKGYGFVTFRDPEAARRACADPTPVIDGRRANCNLASLGRPRPPLPYALIPNMPGRLRPASPYIGNVQGPRGPPFGNYPYQQPLPYNYQQGVVYPYGVAAYGPEYMYSQSQGLYGPYMGQQYLQVYGVPGAVNTPVYQYGQFNQTVPSGQSYTALQGYSVPGSHVLQLGGSTVSAMTTSSMPALQAPYPPGPAPAQSHIIVHPPQFMQSSSSDQTTR; encoded by the exons ATGGCGTATCAACCGGTTCCTGGTTCTGGGTTTCACTACTTGAACTCGCCTTTCGGAGATACGACTTTCACTAAGGTTTTCGTCGGTGGCCTCGCTTGGGAGACGCAGAGTGAAGCCCTTCGTCGCCATTTCGAGCAGTTTGGTGATATCCTTGAAGCCGTCGTCATTGCTGATAAGAACACCGGCCGATCCAAAGGATACGGCTTT GTGACTTTTAGAGATCCAGAAGCTGCTAGGAGAGCGTGTGCTGACCCAACTCCAGTTATAGATGGTAGACGTGCGAACTGTAACCTTGCTTCACTTGGTAGACCTCGCCCTCCATTGCCCTATGCATTGATACCTAACATGCCTG GACGCTTAAGACCTGCTTCCCCCTACATTGGAAACGTGCAGGGTCCTCGTGGTCCACCTTTTGGAAACTATCCTTATCAGCAACCACTTCCATATAACTACCAGCAAGGAGTTGTGTATCCTTATGG gGTGGCTGCATATGGACCTGAGTACATGTACTCACAGTCACAG GGGTTATATGGTCCATACATGGGTCAGCAGTACCTTCAGGTCTACGGAGTACCTGGGGCAGTTAACACACCAGTTTATCAATACGGACAATTTAATCAGACTGTTCCCAGTGGCCAGAGCTATACAGCACTTCAAGGGTACTCGGTTCCAGGTAGCCATGTCCTGCAACTTGGTGGATCCACTGTTAGTGCCATGACTACTTCATCCATGCCTGCTCTTCAAGCTCCGTACCCTCCAG GTCCTGCTCCAGCACAGTCCCATATCATTGTCCATCCCCCTCAGTTTATGCAGAGTAGCAGTTCTGACCAAACAACAAGGTGA
- the LOC103832110 gene encoding cinnamoyl-CoA reductase 2 — MAEKQRICVTGSGGYIASWLVKSLLSRGYTVHGTVRDPSDRKNDHLKKLDDASKNLKLFKADLFDYEGLSSAISGCYGVFHIAGPVPFEDVPLTEEQLIKPALTGTKNVLEACTEAKVKKVVVVSSIAAVVYNPKWPRDVDVDESCWSDTQYLYSREGYWSYYFLAKTLMEREAIEWSRTSSADVVTVCPSVVIGPRLQSTLNSSSLGLLNFIKGGVISLLSDQLYLVDVRDVADALLLVYENQEAKGRYICNSHSLHNNDLMEKLMNMYPKRKFPKSFSERKEKQVNENILRISSEKLEKLGWKFRSLEETIDDSVVSFEATGDLPKQ; from the exons ATGGCAGAAAAGCAGAGGATATGTGTTACTGGTTCAGGAGGATATATCGCTTCGTGGCTCGTCAAGTCTCTTCTCTCCCGTGGCTACACTGTCCATGGAACTGTTCGAGATCCTA GTGATCGAAAGAACGACCATTTGAAGAAGTTAGATGATGCTTCAAAGAATCTTAAGCTTTTCAAGGCAGATTTGTTTGACTATGAAGGTCTTTCTTCAGCCATTTCTGGTTGTTATGGTGTTTTCCATATTGCTGGTCCTGTGCCTTTTGAAGATGTTCCTCTTACTGAG GAACAACTTATTAAACCAGCTCTCACTGGCACCAAAAATGTTCTAGAAGCGTGCACAGAAGCTAAAGTGAAGAAAGTTGTGGTTGTATCATCAATTGCTGCTGTTGTTTACAACCCAAAGTGGCCTAGAGATGTTGACGTGGACGAGAGCTGTTGGTCAGACACTCAATACCTTTACTCACGTGAG GGTTATTGGTCATATTACTTTCTTGCCAAAACCTTAATGGAACGTGAAGCTATAGAGTGGAGCAGAACAAGCTCAGCTGATGTTGTTACGGTCTGTCCCTCGGTCGTCATAGGCCCTAGGCTTCAGTCCACGCTTAACTCTAGTAGCTTGGGACtactaaattttataaaag GCGGTGTAATATCCTTGTTGAGTGACCAACTCTACCTTGTGGATGTGCGTGATGTCGCTGATGCGCTTTTGCTGGTGTATGAAAATCAAGAAGCAAAAGGAAGATACATATGCAACTCTCATTCACTTCACAACAATGATCTTatggagaagctgatgaatatGTATCCTAAACGCAAATTCCCCAAAAG TTTCAGTGAGAGAAAGGAAAAGCAAGTGAATGAGAACATACTTCGAATAAGTTCAGAGAAGTTGGAGAAACTGGGGTGGAAGTTTAGGTCATTAGAAGAAACCATTGATGACTCTGTTGTGAGCTTTGAAGCTACTGGTGATCTTCCAAAGCAATAA
- the LOC103832111 gene encoding 3-hydroxy-3-methylglutaryl-coenzyme A reductase 1: MDIRRRPPKPPVNPNRFLDNRSPPPPPSSDDDIDRNRSPKASDALPLPLYLTNAVFFTLFFSVAYYLLHRWRDKIRYNTPLHVVTITELGAIVALIASFIYLLGFFGIDFVQSFISRADSNDSDRDYLVNDDHHRLVTCPPPIVAKLPNPEPPLPEEDEEIVKSVLDGVVPSYALESRLGDCKRAASIRREALQRMTGRSIEGLPLDGFDYDSILGQCCEMPVGYVQIPVGIAGPLLLDGYEYSVPMATTEGCLVASTNRGCKAMYVSGGATSTVLKDGMTRAPVVRFASARRASELKFFLESPENFETLAVVFNRSSRFARLQSVMCTLAGKNAYVRFSCSTGDAMGMNMVSKGVQNVLEFLTEDFPDMDVIGISGNFCSDKKPAAVNWIEGRGKSVVCEAVIRGETVNKVLKTSVASLVELNMLKNLTGSAIAGSLGGFNAHASNIVSAVFLATGQDPAQNVESSQCITMMEAINDGKDIHISVTMPSIEVGTVGGGTQLASQSACLNLLGVKGASKEAPGMNSRRLATIVAGAVLAGELSLMSAIAAGQLVKSHMKYNRSSRDITGATTTTTT, translated from the exons ATGGATATCCGACGGAGACCTCCTAAACCGCCGGTTAACCCCAACCGGTTCCTCGATAACcgctctcctcctcctcctccttcctccGATGACGACATCGATCGCAACCGTTCTCCGAAAGCCTCCGACGCGCTGCCGCTCCCTCTGTACCTCACCAACGCCGTCTTCTTCACCCTCTTCTTCTCCGTCGCCTACTACCTCCTCCACCGCTGGCGCGACAAGATCCGCTACAACACCCCTCTCCACGTCGTCACCATCACCGAGCTCGGCGCCATCGTCGCCCTCATCGCCTCCTTCATCTACCTCCTCGGCTTCTTCGGCATCGATTTCGTCCAGTCCTTCATCTCACGCGCCGACTCCAACGACTCCGATCGAGATTACCTCGTGAACGACGACCACCACCGCCTCGTCACGTGCCCCCCTCCGATCGTCGCCAAGCTGCCGAATCCGGAGCCTCCTCTCCCGGAGGAAGACGAGGAGATCGTGAAATCGGTGCTCGACGGGGTCGTCCCTTCGTACGCGCTCGAATCTCGCCTCGGGGATTGCAAACGCGCGGCGTCGATAAGGAGAGAAGCGTTGCAGAGGATGACCGGGAGGTCGATTGAAGGATTGCCGTTGGATGGATTCGATTACGATTCGATCTTGGGGCAATGCTGCGAGATGCCTGTGGGATACGTGCAGATCCCCGTGGGGATCGCTGGACCGTTGCTGCTCGACGGTTACGAGTACTCTGTTCCCATGGCGACGACGGAAGGGTGTTTGGTGGCGAGTACTAACAGAGGGTGCAAGGCTATGTATGTATCCGGTGGTGCGACGAGTACTGTGCTTAAGGATGGGATGACGAGAGCGCCTGTTGTGAGGTTTGCTTCGGCGAGGAGAGCTTCTGAGCTTAAGTTTTTCTTGGAGAGTCCTGAGAACTTTGAGACTCTGGCTGTTGTTTTCAACAG GTCGAGTAGATTTGCGAGGCTGCAGAGTGTTATGTGCACGCTCGCGGGGAAGAATGCTTATGTGAGGTTCAGTTGTAGTACTGGTGATGCTATGGGGATGAACATGGTATCCAAAGGTGTTCAGAATGTTCTTGAGTTTCTTACTGAAGATTTTCCTGATATGGATGTCATTGGAATCTCTG GTAACTTTTGTTCGGACAAGAAGCCTGCTGCTGTGAACTGGATAGAGGGACGTGGCAAATCGGTTGTGTGCGAGGCGGTGATCAGAGGAGAGACCGTGAACAAGGTGTTGAAGACGAGCGTGGCTTCTTTGGTGGAGCTCAATATGCTCAAGAACCTCACGGGGTCTGCTATTGCAGGGTCTCTAGGTGGATTCAACGCTCACGCCAGCAACATTGTTTCTGCTGTGTTCTTAGCGACTGGTCAGGATCCAGCTCAAAACGTGGAGAGCTCTCAGTGCATCACAATGATGGAAGCTATTAATGACGGGAAAGATATTCATATCTCTGTTACTATGCCGTCTATTGAG GTGGGGACAGTGGGAGGAGGAACACAGCTTGCGTCTCAATCTGCGTGTCTGAACCTGCTCGGAGTTAAAGGAGCGAGCAAGGAGGCGCCGGGGATGAACTCAAGGAGGCTAGCGACGATAGTGGCCGGAGCAGTTTTGGCGGGAGAGTTATCACTAATGTCAGCAATAGCAGCTGGACAACTTGTGAAGAGTCACATGAAATACAATAGATCCAGCAGAGACATCACTGGAGCAACGACGACGACGACAACATGA
- the LOC103832112 gene encoding AT-hook motif nuclear-localized protein 29, which produces MDGGYDESGGASRYFHNLFRPELHHQLQPQPHLQTHLQPQPHSDDESDSNKDPGPPDSDPVTSGSSQGKRSRGRPPGSKNKPKPPVIVTRDSPNVLRSHVLEISSGADIVESVNTYARRRGRGVSVLSGNGAVSNVVLRQPATTHRSNGGVGAGAGGVVTLHGRFDILSMTGTVLPPPAPPGAGGLSIFVAGAQGQVIGGSVVAPLVASGPVILMAASFSNATFERLPLEDEGGEGGGGGGPQPPTSASPPSGAAQGDLRGNMSGYDQFSGDPHLLGWGAGAASRPSF; this is translated from the coding sequence ATGGACGGTGGTTACGATGAATCCGGAGGAGCTTCTCGATACTTCCACAACCTCTTTAGGCCTGAGCTTCACCACCAGCTCCAGCCACAACCTCATCTTCAAACTCACCTTCAACCTCAGCCTCATTCAGATGATGAATCTGACTCCAACAAGGATCCGGGTCCACCAGATTCTGACCCGGTTACCTCGGGTTCATCTCAGGGAAAGCGTTCACGTGGACGTCCTCCGGGATCTAAGAACAAGCCGAAGCCACCGGTGATTGTGACAAGAGATAGCCCTAACGTGCTTAGATCTCATGTTCTTGAAATCTCATCTGGAGCCGACATAGTTGAGAGCGTCAACACTTACGCTCGCCGGAGAGGGAGAGGTGTCTCCGTTCTCAGTGGTAACGGCGCGGTGTCTAACGTCGTTCTCCGGCAGCCGGCAACAACTCATAGGAGTAATGGTGGAGTTGGAGCCGGAGCTGGAGGGGTTGTGACTTTACATGGCAGGTTTGATATTCTTTCCATGACTGGAACGGTTCTCCCACCGCCTGCGCCGCCGGGAGCCGGTGGTCTGTCAATATTTGTTGCCGGTGCACAAGGTCAGGTGATCGGAGGAAGCGTGGTGGCTCCGCTTGTGGCTTCAGGTCCAGTGATACTGATGGCTGCATCCTTCTCTAACGCAACTTTTGAGAGGCTTCCGCTAGAAGATGAAGGAGGAgaaggtggaggaggaggaggtccACAACCCCCTACGTCAGCATCACCACCTTCCGGAGCTGCTCAGGGAGATTTAAGAGGTAATATGAGTGGTTATGATCAGTTTTCTGGTGATCCTCATTTGCTTGGTTGGGGAGCTGGAGCAGCTTCAAGACCATCTTTTTAg